From the Nocardiopsis changdeensis genome, one window contains:
- a CDS encoding CapA family protein, producing the protein MQPAHIRPRARTILPLGAATLVLLLVAACSSADEEPEQLQGAAGGEPSSSPGSSPEPQAAAEPFTIAFGGDVMFEGVLRPRLDDPATALDPISEHLSAADLTMVNLETAITEGGTPAPGKEFLFRAPASALDALSEAGVDVATVANNHGMDYGLDGLADTLANGEASDVALVGAGNDIGEAYTPHVAEVNGQTVAMFGATDVLDDHLMAEWTAGEGKPGMASTKGEMKQHMLDAVAEAAGQYDNVVVFLHWGLEGSHCPLPHAPTLAQELVDAGATAVVGGHAHVLSPGGFLGDSYVHYGLSNFVFYNFSGPTAETGVLTLTFDQGSVTGADWLPAQIQGGVPVPYEGAAAETATQTWTDMRNECGLPLTDSPA; encoded by the coding sequence ATGCAACCCGCACACATCCGCCCCCGCGCGCGCACGATCCTGCCGCTCGGGGCCGCAACGCTCGTCCTCCTGCTCGTCGCCGCCTGTTCCTCCGCCGACGAAGAACCCGAACAGCTCCAAGGGGCGGCCGGCGGCGAGCCCTCGTCCTCGCCCGGCTCCAGCCCCGAACCGCAGGCCGCCGCCGAACCGTTCACCATCGCCTTCGGCGGCGACGTGATGTTCGAGGGCGTGCTCCGCCCCCGCCTGGACGACCCGGCGACCGCGCTCGACCCCATCTCCGAGCACCTGTCCGCGGCCGACCTGACCATGGTCAACCTGGAGACCGCCATCACCGAGGGCGGCACCCCGGCCCCCGGCAAGGAGTTCCTCTTCCGGGCGCCCGCGTCCGCCCTGGACGCCCTGTCCGAGGCGGGCGTGGACGTGGCCACCGTCGCCAACAACCACGGCATGGACTACGGCCTCGACGGCCTGGCCGACACCCTCGCCAACGGCGAGGCCTCCGACGTCGCCCTCGTCGGCGCCGGCAACGACATCGGGGAGGCGTACACCCCGCACGTCGCCGAGGTCAACGGGCAGACCGTCGCCATGTTCGGCGCCACCGACGTGCTCGACGACCACCTCATGGCCGAGTGGACCGCGGGCGAGGGCAAGCCCGGCATGGCCTCCACCAAGGGCGAGATGAAGCAGCACATGCTCGACGCCGTCGCCGAGGCCGCCGGGCAGTACGACAACGTCGTGGTGTTCCTGCACTGGGGCCTGGAGGGGTCGCACTGCCCGCTGCCGCACGCGCCCACCCTCGCCCAGGAGCTGGTGGACGCCGGCGCGACCGCGGTCGTCGGCGGACACGCGCACGTGCTGTCCCCGGGCGGGTTCCTCGGTGACTCCTACGTCCACTACGGGCTGAGCAACTTCGTGTTCTACAACTTCAGCGGCCCGACCGCGGAGACCGGGGTGCTCACCCTCACCTTCGACCAGGGTTCGGTCACCGGGGCCGACTGGCTGCCCGCGCAGATCCAGGGCGGCGTGCCCGTCCCCTACGAGGGCGCCGCGGCCGAGACCGCCACGCAGACCTGGACCGACATGCGCAACGAGTGCGGCCTGCCGCTGACCGACTCCCCCGCCTGA
- a CDS encoding chaplin family protein yields the protein MRNTLRYSFATAVAAGLAFVPAAAAFADTTTDGSGGIASGNQVVVPVDIEAGLCGNSLAVLGISAAKCTQVSEVLYEASGQGGGASTDGSGGVASGNQIVIPVEAAVDACGNAVAVGGISKAECVEVVEVLEEESGNGTYSTDGSGGVASGNQIVVPVDAAINICGNSVAILGGASSKCTTIINIIQAAPENEGTPEATTDGSGGVASGNQVVVPVDAAVDICGNAIGVLGLAEASCMEIISEEPAPEQPEEPGEETPEEPAEPEEPGEETPQEPQPEKPREEDKNEEEPSSDDRPAPVQQAGGELPLTGGALTGLVAAGVAAVGAGGAGLYFARKRKAAATADTE from the coding sequence ATGCGCAACACACTCCGTTACTCCTTCGCCACCGCCGTCGCCGCCGGCCTCGCCTTCGTCCCGGCCGCCGCGGCCTTCGCGGACACCACCACCGACGGCTCCGGGGGCATCGCCTCCGGCAACCAGGTCGTCGTGCCCGTCGACATCGAGGCGGGGCTGTGCGGCAACTCGCTCGCCGTCCTGGGCATCTCCGCGGCCAAGTGCACCCAGGTCTCCGAGGTCCTCTACGAGGCCAGCGGCCAGGGCGGCGGAGCCTCCACCGACGGCTCCGGGGGCGTGGCCTCCGGCAACCAGATCGTCATCCCGGTCGAGGCGGCCGTGGACGCCTGCGGCAACGCCGTCGCCGTCGGCGGGATCTCCAAGGCGGAGTGCGTCGAGGTCGTCGAGGTCCTGGAGGAGGAGTCCGGCAACGGCACCTACTCCACCGACGGCTCCGGGGGCGTGGCCTCCGGCAACCAGATCGTGGTCCCGGTCGACGCCGCCATCAACATCTGCGGCAACTCGGTGGCGATCCTGGGCGGCGCCAGCTCCAAGTGCACCACCATCATCAACATCATCCAGGCCGCCCCCGAGAACGAGGGCACCCCCGAGGCGACCACCGACGGCTCCGGGGGCGTGGCCTCCGGCAACCAGGTCGTCGTCCCGGTCGACGCCGCCGTCGACATCTGCGGCAACGCCATCGGCGTGCTCGGCCTGGCCGAGGCCTCCTGCATGGAGATCATCTCCGAGGAGCCCGCGCCCGAGCAGCCCGAGGAGCCGGGCGAGGAGACCCCCGAGGAGCCCGCCGAGCCGGAGGAGCCGGGCGAGGAGACCCCGCAGGAGCCCCAGCCCGAGAAGCCCCGCGAGGAGGACAAGAACGAGGAGGAGCCCTCCTCCGACGACCGGCCCGCCCCCGTCCAGCAGGCGGGCGGTGAGCTTCCCCTCACCGGTGGCGCCCTGACCGGCCTGGTCGCTGCGGGCGTCGCCGCCGTCGGCGCCGGCGGCGCGGGCCTGTACTTCGCCCGCAAGCGCAAGGCCGCCGCCACCGCCGACACGGAGTAG
- a CDS encoding SURF1 family protein, translated as MRRVLFSQRMLAFHALVLVIVPSFIWLGFWQLDRWEQRSASVELQQGNLAADPVPVAELTEVGGDVDPADRWRAVEASGTWDTGHEILLRNRDGSGGVGFHVLTPLVTEEGPALLVNRGWIPRGETALDTPEIPPAPSGTVEVTGRLHFSETEENTGLRNRDDLPEGQLLVADVPAIAEGLPYPVYGGYADLTAQDPVPDPAPERVEVRELDSGMSLSYAVQWWVFTLVAIGGWVFLMRRELSEAREAAAAGNPDASDGPEGPDGTDGPAAASAAAAAGDRPREDVG; from the coding sequence GTGCGCAGAGTCCTGTTCTCCCAACGCATGCTGGCGTTCCACGCGCTGGTCCTCGTCATCGTGCCCTCCTTCATCTGGCTGGGCTTCTGGCAGCTGGACCGCTGGGAACAGCGCAGCGCGTCCGTCGAACTCCAGCAGGGCAACCTGGCCGCCGACCCCGTCCCGGTCGCCGAGCTCACCGAGGTCGGCGGCGACGTGGACCCCGCCGACCGGTGGCGTGCCGTCGAGGCCTCCGGCACCTGGGACACCGGGCACGAGATCCTCCTGCGCAACCGCGACGGCTCCGGCGGTGTCGGCTTCCACGTGCTGACCCCGCTGGTCACCGAGGAGGGCCCGGCGCTGCTGGTCAACCGGGGCTGGATCCCGCGCGGCGAGACCGCCCTGGACACCCCGGAGATCCCGCCCGCCCCCTCCGGCACCGTCGAGGTGACCGGGCGCCTGCACTTCTCCGAGACCGAGGAGAACACGGGGCTGCGCAACCGCGACGACCTGCCCGAGGGGCAGCTGCTCGTGGCGGACGTCCCGGCGATCGCCGAGGGGCTGCCCTACCCGGTCTACGGCGGGTACGCCGACCTGACCGCGCAGGACCCGGTTCCCGACCCCGCCCCCGAGCGCGTCGAGGTGCGCGAACTGGACTCCGGGATGAGCCTGTCCTACGCCGTCCAGTGGTGGGTGTTCACGCTCGTCGCCATCGGCGGATGGGTCTTCCTGATGCGCCGCGAGCTGAGCGAGGCCCGCGAGGCCGCGGCGGCGGGGAACCCGGACGCTTCGGACGGCCCCGAAGGCCCTGACGGCACCGACGGTCCGGCCGCGGCCTCCGCGGCGGCGGCCGCCGGGGACCGCCCGCGAGAGGATGTGGGCTGA
- a CDS encoding class I SAM-dependent methyltransferase: MWADAGRRPPTTGGHVQEHDDYPAPGRVERRPVDADESARAGRSWWDGAADAYQADHGGFLGDADFVWCPEGLTEAEAGLLGGLDDLRGRRVLEIGGGAGQCGRWLRAQGVGEVVSFDLSFRQLQHSRRIDEQLGLRLPVVQADAQRLPFADAAFDTVFSSFGAFPFVPSADDALAEATRVLRPGGRLVFSVTHPVRWSFPDDPTEHGFTVRQSYFDRRAYVEEDDHGNAVYVEHHHTVGDWVRGIAGAGLVLGDLVEPEWPPGNDRVWGGWGPVRGRMIPGTAIFSADKP, from the coding sequence ATGTGGGCTGACGCCGGCCGACGGCCGCCGACCACAGGGGGACACGTGCAGGAACACGACGACTACCCGGCGCCCGGACGCGTGGAGCGCCGCCCCGTCGACGCCGACGAGAGCGCCCGCGCCGGGCGCTCGTGGTGGGACGGGGCCGCCGACGCCTACCAGGCCGACCACGGCGGGTTCCTCGGCGACGCCGACTTCGTCTGGTGTCCGGAGGGCCTGACCGAGGCCGAGGCCGGACTCCTGGGCGGTCTCGACGACCTGCGCGGGCGCCGTGTCCTGGAGATCGGCGGGGGAGCCGGGCAGTGCGGCCGGTGGCTGCGGGCCCAGGGGGTCGGCGAGGTCGTCTCCTTCGACCTGTCGTTCCGCCAGCTCCAGCACTCCCGGCGCATCGACGAGCAGCTGGGGCTGCGCCTGCCCGTGGTGCAGGCCGACGCCCAGCGGCTGCCGTTCGCCGACGCCGCCTTCGACACCGTGTTCTCCTCGTTCGGGGCGTTCCCCTTCGTCCCCTCGGCCGACGACGCCCTGGCGGAGGCGACCCGGGTGCTGCGCCCCGGCGGGCGGCTGGTGTTCTCGGTGACGCACCCGGTCCGGTGGAGCTTCCCGGACGACCCCACCGAGCACGGGTTCACGGTCCGGCAGTCGTACTTCGACCGCCGCGCGTACGTGGAGGAGGACGACCACGGCAACGCGGTCTATGTGGAGCACCACCACACGGTGGGCGACTGGGTGCGCGGGATCGCCGGGGCCGGCCTGGTGCTGGGCGACCTGGTGGAGCCCGAATGGCCCCCGGGGAACGACCGGGTGTGGGGTGGCTGGGGCCCGGTGCGCGGGCGCATGATCCCGGGGACCGCGATCTTCAGCGCCGACAAGCCCTAG
- a CDS encoding RNA 2'-phosphotransferase, which translates to MDPRRLVRASKYIARVLRHDPGRAGVRLDPQGWTSVDALLAGLGRANVRLSRTELDEVVAGNDKKRFEFSADRTRIRARQGHSVPVDLGLAPAVPPEVLYHGTVGRFLPAITAEGLRPMNRHDVHLSPDEETAARVGARRGRPVVLSVAAGRMHRDGHGFRVTGNGVWLVPAVPPEYLSAPPAADPS; encoded by the coding sequence ATGGACCCCCGGAGGCTGGTACGGGCCTCCAAGTACATCGCGCGCGTGCTGCGCCACGACCCCGGCCGGGCCGGGGTGCGGCTGGACCCCCAGGGGTGGACCTCCGTGGACGCCCTGCTCGCGGGGCTGGGTCGGGCGAACGTCCGGCTCTCCCGGACGGAGCTGGACGAGGTGGTGGCCGGCAACGACAAGAAGCGGTTCGAGTTCAGCGCCGACCGCACCCGGATCCGCGCCCGCCAGGGCCACTCGGTGCCCGTGGACCTGGGGCTGGCGCCGGCCGTGCCGCCGGAGGTCCTCTACCACGGGACGGTCGGCCGCTTCCTGCCCGCGATCACCGCCGAGGGACTGCGTCCGATGAACCGGCACGACGTGCACCTGTCCCCGGACGAGGAGACCGCGGCCAGGGTGGGCGCGCGGCGGGGCAGGCCGGTGGTGCTCTCCGTCGCCGCCGGGCGCATGCACCGGGACGGCCACGGGTTCCGGGTGACGGGCAACGGGGTGTGGCTGGTCCCGGCGGTGCCGCCCGAGTACCTGTCCGCACCGCCGGCGGCGGACCCCTCCTAG
- a CDS encoding TIGR02452 family protein encodes MSQRLRGIWAETKRAFEAERYRVGDREVDLSADLAAMREGTRHHLPEDIAALPVPAARHDTRFEVTGESTLAALLRLAGEGGVAALNFASARNPGGGVANGARAQEESLARSTALYASLTRCPEFYEHHRAERSLLYSDRVIWSPRVPVLCDDRGDRLAEPPAVGFLTCAAPNRRMVERNGVESAGPIPRVLARRAGGVLAVAAHHGVDVLVLGAWGCGVFGNRPEEVAAAFAEHLHGDYAGVFARVVFAILDRDGAVHRAFGDRFPESAGV; translated from the coding sequence GTGTCACAGCGGTTGCGGGGGATCTGGGCGGAGACGAAGCGGGCGTTCGAGGCGGAGCGGTACCGCGTCGGCGACCGGGAGGTCGACCTGTCGGCCGACCTGGCGGCGATGCGGGAGGGCACCCGCCACCACCTGCCGGAGGACATCGCGGCGCTGCCCGTGCCCGCCGCGCGCCACGACACCCGGTTCGAGGTGACCGGGGAGAGCACGCTGGCCGCGCTGCTGCGCCTGGCGGGGGAGGGCGGGGTGGCGGCGCTCAACTTCGCCTCGGCGCGCAACCCGGGCGGAGGCGTGGCCAACGGCGCGCGGGCCCAGGAGGAGAGCCTGGCCAGGTCCACGGCGCTGTACGCGTCGCTGACCCGGTGCCCGGAGTTCTACGAGCACCACAGGGCGGAGCGGTCGCTGCTGTACAGCGACAGGGTGATCTGGTCGCCGCGGGTGCCGGTGCTGTGCGATGACCGGGGCGACCGGCTGGCGGAGCCGCCGGCGGTCGGGTTCCTCACCTGCGCCGCGCCCAACCGGCGGATGGTCGAGCGCAACGGGGTCGAGAGCGCCGGGCCGATCCCCCGGGTGCTCGCCCGCCGGGCCGGGGGCGTGCTGGCCGTGGCCGCCCACCACGGGGTGGACGTGCTCGTGCTCGGCGCCTGGGGGTGCGGTGTGTTCGGCAACCGCCCGGAGGAGGTCGCGGCGGCCTTCGCCGAGCACCTGCACGGGGACTACGCCGGGGTGTTCGCGCGGGTGGTGTTCGCGATCCTGGACCGCGACGGCGCGGTGCACCGGGCGTTCGGCGACCGCTTCCCGGAGTCGGCCGGCGTGTGA
- a CDS encoding MerR family transcriptional regulator, giving the protein MRIAELSERSGVPIPTIKYYLREGLLPRGEATGRNQARYGDEHLSRLRLVRALTTVGGLSVATVREVLAEVGEPDVGLHSKLGLVMRRLPLVGDDIEPLEEDRERALALVTRRGWHFYPDHPALHALAVVLAGHREVGHSVGDADLDRYAEAAEGIAAVDLDRISGLPATEEVLEGAVVKTVLGDTLLTVLRRLAQVDESAARNLEGAGRRAARGD; this is encoded by the coding sequence ATGCGCATCGCCGAACTCAGTGAACGGTCCGGAGTCCCCATCCCGACCATCAAGTACTACCTGCGGGAGGGCCTGCTCCCCCGCGGTGAGGCCACCGGCCGCAACCAGGCCCGCTACGGCGACGAGCACCTGAGCCGGCTGCGCCTGGTGCGGGCGCTCACCACCGTCGGCGGCCTGTCCGTCGCCACCGTCCGGGAGGTCCTCGCCGAGGTCGGCGAGCCCGACGTCGGACTGCACTCCAAGCTCGGCCTCGTGATGCGCCGGCTGCCCCTGGTCGGCGACGACATCGAACCGCTGGAGGAGGACCGCGAACGCGCCCTGGCGCTCGTCACCCGGCGCGGCTGGCACTTCTACCCGGACCACCCCGCGCTGCACGCCCTGGCCGTGGTCCTGGCCGGGCACCGCGAGGTCGGCCACTCCGTCGGCGACGCCGACCTGGACCGTTACGCCGAGGCGGCGGAGGGCATCGCCGCCGTCGACCTGGACCGCATCAGCGGACTGCCCGCGACGGAGGAGGTACTGGAGGGCGCCGTCGTCAAGACGGTGCTCGGCGACACCCTGCTGACGGTCCTGCGGCGCCTGGCCCAGGTGGACGAGTCCGCCGCGCGCAACCTCGAGGGCGCCGGGCGCCGAGCGGCGCGGGGGGACTGA
- a CDS encoding Smr/MutS family protein encodes MRLKLDLHDIFNRGRDIDRALADIMDEAERTGAKTVEIIPGKGSGQLKKRVLRFLDRKDVKARYHRVEKDSKNFGRLFVHFKH; translated from the coding sequence ATGCGGCTCAAGCTCGACCTGCACGACATCTTCAACCGCGGGCGCGACATCGACCGCGCCCTCGCAGACATCATGGACGAGGCCGAGCGCACGGGCGCCAAGACCGTGGAGATCATCCCGGGCAAGGGGTCGGGCCAGCTCAAGAAGCGGGTGCTGCGCTTCCTCGACCGCAAGGACGTCAAGGCCCGCTACCACCGCGTCGAGAAGGACTCCAAGAACTTCGGCCGCCTGTTCGTCCACTTCAAGCACTGA
- a CDS encoding VOC family protein — protein sequence MITTDFLPGSPCWVEVSSPDTDASAAFYRRVFGWKAIEDSPEAAGYLCFQLDEDKVAGLSPLLGEGEHPAWTVFFHDPDVDSTVPAVERLGGTVLFEPFDVLRLGRTAQFFDPQGGRFAVWNPIGFPGVQRADTPGSLCRVELWTPDGNGSEDFYRELFRWSYADSPRSAWNGRYRAVTPAGAGRDRDQGGIVALPPERVDDTKGSAEWNPVFRVADADRALEAVRAGGGQVYTGPEDTPGAGRIAVCADPFGAGFVLSESPQG from the coding sequence ATGATCACGACCGACTTCCTGCCCGGGTCGCCCTGCTGGGTCGAGGTGTCCTCGCCCGACACCGACGCCTCGGCCGCCTTCTACCGGCGGGTCTTCGGCTGGAAGGCGATCGAGGACAGCCCCGAGGCCGCCGGCTACCTGTGCTTCCAGCTCGACGAGGACAAGGTCGCCGGGCTCAGCCCCCTCCTGGGCGAGGGCGAGCACCCCGCGTGGACGGTCTTCTTCCACGACCCCGACGTGGACTCCACCGTCCCCGCCGTCGAACGTCTGGGCGGCACCGTCCTGTTCGAGCCGTTCGACGTGCTGCGGCTGGGCCGCACCGCCCAGTTCTTCGACCCGCAGGGCGGCCGGTTCGCGGTCTGGAACCCCATCGGGTTCCCCGGCGTGCAGCGCGCCGACACCCCCGGGTCCCTCTGCCGGGTGGAGCTGTGGACCCCCGACGGGAACGGCTCGGAGGACTTCTACCGGGAGCTGTTCCGCTGGAGCTACGCCGACTCGCCCCGGTCGGCCTGGAACGGCCGCTACCGCGCCGTGACACCCGCCGGGGCCGGCCGCGACCGCGACCAGGGCGGCATCGTGGCCCTGCCCCCCGAGCGGGTGGACGACACCAAGGGCTCGGCCGAATGGAACCCGGTCTTCCGGGTGGCCGACGCAGACAGGGCCCTGGAGGCCGTCCGAGCCGGAGGCGGACAGGTCTACACGGGCCCCGAGGACACCCCCGGCGCGGGCCGCATCGCGGTCTGCGCGGACCCCTTCGGTGCCGGGTTCGTCCTGTCGGAGTCCCCGCAGGGCTGA
- a CDS encoding DUF397 domain-containing protein, protein MYSSTESTGLVFRKSSYSNPSNCVEYADAGEGTAAVRDSQNPEDGHFLLPGREWGALLGAVRRG, encoded by the coding sequence ATGTACTCATCCACCGAATCCACCGGGCTCGTGTTCCGCAAGTCGAGCTACAGCAACCCCTCCAACTGCGTCGAGTACGCCGATGCCGGCGAAGGCACCGCGGCGGTCCGCGACTCCCAGAACCCCGAGGATGGCCACTTCCTGCTTCCCGGCCGGGAGTGGGGCGCGCTCCTGGGCGCCGTCCGCCGGGGGTAG
- a CDS encoding helix-turn-helix domain-containing protein — MSSPSVARRQLSAQMRAKRLATGKTIEQVADDLEWSSTKVSNIETGRSKKPAVTDIRVLLDLYGVTDSAEREAILTLVRQSRESGWWNRYGDAIGGPYISYEAGATGIRIFEPQYIPGLFQTEAYAAAVSHATLIRNPDDVASAVEARVRRQQLLTQPDPPTVWAVIHEAALLMLKSHPELFRAQVDRLIELAEDPNSVTIQVLTMDAGLHAGMGGPFVILDYTDAASIVFLETNTDGLYLEKPVEVTRYRQSFDRLVAKALDPDEVPAYLRALAA, encoded by the coding sequence GTTGGCCACGGGCAAGACCATCGAGCAGGTCGCGGACGACCTCGAGTGGTCGAGCACGAAGGTCTCGAACATCGAGACCGGCCGGTCGAAGAAACCCGCGGTGACGGACATCCGCGTACTGCTCGACCTGTACGGCGTCACGGACTCCGCAGAGCGGGAGGCCATCCTCACCCTGGTCCGCCAGTCCCGGGAAAGCGGCTGGTGGAACAGGTACGGGGACGCCATCGGTGGCCCCTACATCTCCTACGAGGCCGGGGCGACCGGCATCCGCATCTTCGAGCCGCAGTACATCCCCGGCCTGTTCCAGACCGAGGCCTACGCCGCGGCCGTCTCCCACGCGACCCTCATCCGCAACCCCGACGACGTCGCCTCAGCGGTCGAAGCCCGCGTACGCCGCCAACAGCTGCTCACCCAGCCGGACCCGCCAACGGTGTGGGCGGTGATCCATGAGGCCGCCCTACTCATGCTGAAGTCGCACCCGGAGCTGTTCCGCGCCCAGGTCGACCGACTTATCGAACTGGCCGAAGACCCGAATTCGGTCACAATCCAGGTGCTCACGATGGATGCGGGGCTGCATGCTGGGATGGGTGGCCCGTTCGTGATCCTGGACTACACCGACGCCGCGTCCATCGTGTTCCTCGAGACGAACACGGACGGGCTTTACCTGGAAAAGCCGGTCGAGGTCACCCGGTACCGCCAGTCCTTTGACCGGCTGGTCGCCAAGGCCCTCGACCCCGATGAAGTGCCCGCATACCTGCGAGCGCTGGCCGCCTAG